Proteins from one Gibbsiella quercinecans genomic window:
- a CDS encoding TonB-dependent siderophore receptor, whose protein sequence is MPSLYSTIRLKPISFAIAAALAGGPGIVLAETNDTATYIQQQGTEENEPQAEAENRQGQPPAAGEARVLSTVTVSAQRGTVVSSGTLGTRSDLKTPFATHSINSEKIEERQAKTIGKLFAGEAGVEAKGSTYGLDAYALAVRGLPLDFVNGYKIDGHPFQMYGVELPLEMFEQVQLLKGATGFLYGIGSPGGIVNYISKKPTNTPTLSIAAGYSQDSIFSQHLDAGGRFGEDDRFGYRFNAVNEKGEAYNGTKVDRQAVSLYMDMRITPSLVWRANGLYQERDLEGGITTLSISRAGNYAYSGNALPAAINGRKDLTAYDSSYYNSTVWVGATGLEWSINDSWMLDASYSHTFKRIDSRDETLYLRNAQGDYNVALRQFYRPTLNYDSVQFRLEGDFETGWLTHNIVTGVEWQQQTRDLNIGDPSLNPATSTGGQNHLYPASGIFPAGNLYGSSLDLAYDGDSPRRYFRISDWTTKSAYFSDTLGLGDNWSLLLGLRKFDYENNNYYVSGAKRTAYREKPLTPTVALMFNPRPDTTIYASYVEALEDGGNVGSTYANAYQQLAPIESKQYELGIKSERKDWSLASALFRIERGTGYAAADNYYVGDGTVRYDGLEFNGSYRPLPGLTLNVGSTWLRAEYREAAAAVVGKKAAAVPTYQGSFSVEKEFFSLPGLRVYGGVTHTGKQYIDTANTLQTPSYELYNLGASYRVPLGKGQITYRAELNNLLDKDYWIAASNALVVGAPRTLNLNVRYDF, encoded by the coding sequence ATGCCGTCTCTTTATTCCACAATAAGGTTAAAACCGATTTCTTTCGCTATTGCCGCAGCGCTAGCCGGTGGACCCGGCATTGTGCTGGCCGAAACCAATGATACGGCGACCTATATTCAACAGCAGGGAACCGAGGAAAACGAACCCCAGGCCGAAGCCGAAAATCGCCAGGGCCAGCCGCCGGCGGCCGGCGAGGCGCGAGTATTGAGCACGGTAACGGTCAGCGCACAGCGCGGCACCGTCGTCAGCAGCGGCACCTTGGGCACGCGCAGCGATCTGAAAACGCCGTTTGCCACCCACAGCATCAATAGCGAAAAGATCGAGGAACGGCAGGCGAAAACTATCGGCAAACTGTTTGCCGGCGAAGCCGGCGTCGAGGCCAAGGGCAGCACTTACGGGCTGGATGCCTATGCCCTGGCGGTGCGCGGCCTGCCGTTGGACTTCGTCAATGGCTACAAGATCGACGGCCACCCGTTCCAGATGTACGGGGTGGAGCTGCCGCTGGAAATGTTTGAGCAGGTGCAGTTGCTCAAGGGCGCGACCGGCTTCCTTTACGGCATCGGATCGCCCGGCGGCATCGTCAACTACATCTCGAAAAAACCGACCAATACCCCAACGTTGTCGATCGCGGCAGGCTATTCGCAGGACAGCATTTTCAGCCAGCACCTGGATGCCGGCGGCCGCTTTGGCGAAGACGATCGCTTCGGCTACCGCTTTAACGCGGTTAACGAAAAGGGCGAGGCGTATAACGGCACGAAAGTCGATCGCCAGGCGGTTTCCCTCTATATGGATATGCGGATCACGCCTTCGCTGGTGTGGCGTGCCAACGGCTTGTATCAAGAGCGCGATTTGGAAGGCGGCATTACCACGCTTAGCATTAGCCGTGCCGGGAACTATGCCTATTCCGGCAACGCCTTGCCGGCAGCGATCAACGGGCGTAAAGACCTGACCGCCTATGATTCCTCTTATTACAACTCAACGGTGTGGGTGGGCGCCACCGGGCTGGAGTGGTCAATCAACGATAGCTGGATGCTGGACGCCAGTTACTCGCACACCTTCAAACGTATTGATTCGCGCGACGAAACGCTCTACCTGCGCAATGCCCAGGGGGATTACAACGTAGCGCTGCGGCAATTCTATCGCCCGACGCTGAACTACGATTCCGTGCAGTTCCGCCTGGAGGGGGATTTTGAAACCGGCTGGCTGACGCACAATATCGTCACCGGGGTGGAATGGCAGCAGCAAACCCGCGATCTCAACATCGGCGATCCCTCGCTCAATCCGGCCACCAGCACCGGCGGGCAAAACCATCTTTATCCAGCTTCCGGCATTTTCCCGGCTGGCAACCTGTACGGCTCCTCGCTCGATCTGGCCTACGACGGCGATTCGCCGCGCCGTTACTTCCGCATTTCCGACTGGACCACCAAATCGGCCTACTTCAGCGACACCCTGGGGCTGGGCGATAACTGGTCGCTGTTGCTGGGGCTGCGGAAGTTCGATTACGAAAACAACAACTACTACGTTTCCGGGGCGAAGCGCACCGCTTACCGTGAGAAGCCGCTGACGCCGACCGTGGCGCTGATGTTCAACCCACGGCCCGACACCACGATTTACGCCAGCTACGTTGAAGCGCTGGAAGACGGCGGCAACGTCGGGAGCACCTATGCCAATGCCTACCAGCAGTTGGCACCGATCGAAAGCAAGCAGTATGAGCTGGGCATCAAGAGCGAACGCAAGGACTGGTCGCTGGCTTCCGCGCTGTTTCGTATCGAACGGGGCACCGGCTACGCCGCAGCGGATAACTACTACGTCGGCGACGGCACGGTGCGTTACGACGGGCTGGAATTCAACGGCAGCTACCGCCCGCTGCCGGGGCTAACCCTCAATGTGGGCAGCACCTGGTTGCGCGCCGAATATCGCGAAGCCGCGGCGGCGGTCGTCGGTAAAAAAGCGGCGGCGGTGCCGACCTATCAGGGGAGCTTCAGCGTGGAAAAAGAGTTCTTCTCGCTGCCCGGGCTGCGCGTTTACGGCGGCGTAACGCACACTGGCAAACAGTACATTGATACCGCCAACACCCTGCAGACCCCGTCCTATGAGCTTTACAACCTTGGCGCCAGCTACCGCGTTCCGCTGGGCAAAGGGCAGATTACCTACCGTGCCGAGCTGAACAACCTGTTGGATAAAGATTACTGGATCGCCGCGAGCAATGCCCTGGTGGTCGGCGCGCCGCGCACGCTCAACCTCAACGTCCGTTACGATTTCTAA
- a CDS encoding ABC transporter substrate-binding protein — translation MKQRWIAVAQAFKWGMLFWLLAAGVVSQANAQNDKPTEIRIGVPDQSAGNKPFIAGPLGLAHIQRQFEQAFEPQGIKIKWSFFKGAGPAVNEALANRQLDIAYLGDLAAIIGRAGGLQTRFLLGVRGSHSYLAATPESGIKTLADIKGKRVAVYRGTADQLAFDRALASVGLSERDVRVINLDWAAGRAALAARRIDAVWGGVSLLTLREQGIAIVADSGELGRANTTQAGVVATQDFITHYPQITQQLVDILVQNAHWISQPDNTAAYVEKLEAQSRIPQALFLAELQPAELNFRSSPRLDAFLKASLQDSVDRAKAAGLIRTAFTVDSWFDGQFVEQALKTLQLEPVWPRYGADGQAALQ, via the coding sequence ATGAAACAACGATGGATAGCGGTGGCGCAGGCATTCAAATGGGGCATGCTATTTTGGCTGCTGGCAGCCGGGGTGGTCAGCCAAGCAAACGCGCAAAATGATAAACCCACGGAAATCCGCATTGGCGTGCCCGATCAAAGTGCGGGCAATAAACCGTTTATCGCCGGCCCATTGGGGCTGGCGCATATCCAGCGGCAATTCGAGCAGGCATTTGAACCGCAGGGGATCAAGATAAAATGGTCCTTTTTCAAAGGAGCCGGGCCGGCGGTGAATGAGGCGTTAGCCAACCGCCAGTTGGATATCGCCTATCTGGGCGATTTGGCCGCGATTATCGGCCGCGCCGGTGGCCTGCAAACCCGTTTCTTGCTGGGGGTACGTGGCTCCCATTCTTACCTGGCCGCCACGCCGGAATCGGGCATCAAAACCCTGGCGGATATCAAAGGCAAACGGGTGGCCGTATATCGCGGCACGGCCGATCAGTTAGCGTTTGATCGTGCGCTGGCAAGCGTTGGGCTGAGCGAGCGCGATGTCAGAGTGATCAATCTGGATTGGGCCGCCGGGCGCGCGGCGCTGGCCGCTCGCCGCATCGATGCCGTATGGGGCGGCGTGTCGCTTTTAACGCTGCGCGAGCAAGGCATCGCCATTGTGGCCGACAGCGGGGAACTGGGCCGGGCGAACACCACCCAGGCCGGCGTGGTCGCCACCCAGGATTTCATTACGCATTACCCGCAGATAACGCAGCAACTGGTGGATATCCTGGTGCAAAACGCCCACTGGATCAGCCAGCCGGACAATACGGCGGCGTATGTTGAAAAGCTCGAAGCGCAAAGCCGGATCCCGCAGGCGCTGTTTCTGGCCGAACTGCAGCCGGCGGAATTGAATTTCCGCAGTTCGCCACGGTTGGATGCGTTCTTGAAGGCCAGTCTGCAAGACAGCGTAGACCGGGCCAAAGCGGCCGGTTTAATTCGCACGGCGTTTACCGTTGATAGCTGGTTTGACGGCCAGTTTGTGGAGCAGGCATTGAAAACGTTGCAACTGGAACCGGTCTGGCCGCGCTATGGCGCCGACGGGCAGGCCGCGCTCCAGTAA
- a CDS encoding aryl-sulfate sulfotransferase produces MGHPSVYPTGTTIYNPEKAWSGYTVFQAVESGAVLTDMNGRELRHWPNLHGFPNKIFPGGVILGHLSERDPRYGMQDMADLVQVDWEGNITWRFDRYEEIRDPGNPVRWMARAHHDYQRAGNPVGYYAPGLEPQVEGGNTLILAHKNLHNPEISDKLLLDDTIIEVDWQGNIVWEWRCSDHFAELGFDAAAREAIRNNPNMRASGGGMGDWMHINSMSTLGPNKWFDAGDARFHPDNIIWDARESNIIAIIDKPSGKIVWQLGPDYSKPELKHLGWIIGQHHAHMVPAGLPGAGNILVFDNGGWAGYGAPNPASPDGVKNAWRDYSRVLEINPVTLDIEWRYSPYEAGIPQPTDSYRFYSPYISNIQRLPNGNTLINEGSNGRIFEVTQDHEIVWEYISPYWGKALNNNMVYRAYRVPYAWIPQLAQPEETAIAAPDVSQLRQPGAAGRSGFASVVQVEGALPYSKSADALCVATDNDTLRRSPKVFRIDAEGFSRIDHPDSAQLEQGNVLLFVGAERCIHCRNLWRKLNEPGLAAGLAQRPRYYLDADRFPELAARFGVRGLPALLLLKDGEVIDRAKNGLTSGQLAQWLAL; encoded by the coding sequence ATGGGGCATCCCTCTGTTTACCCAACCGGCACCACGATTTATAACCCGGAAAAAGCCTGGAGCGGTTACACCGTATTTCAGGCGGTGGAAAGCGGCGCCGTGTTGACGGACATGAACGGGCGCGAGCTGCGCCACTGGCCGAATTTGCACGGTTTCCCGAACAAGATCTTCCCCGGCGGCGTGATCCTTGGCCACCTGAGCGAGCGCGATCCTCGCTACGGCATGCAGGATATGGCTGATCTGGTGCAGGTTGACTGGGAAGGCAATATTACCTGGCGCTTTGATCGCTATGAAGAAATACGCGATCCCGGCAATCCGGTGCGCTGGATGGCGCGGGCGCACCATGATTACCAGCGTGCGGGTAACCCGGTGGGGTATTATGCGCCCGGCTTGGAGCCACAGGTTGAGGGGGGCAATACCCTGATACTTGCGCACAAGAACCTGCACAACCCGGAAATCAGCGACAAGCTGCTGCTGGATGACACCATTATCGAAGTCGACTGGCAGGGCAATATTGTTTGGGAATGGCGCTGCAGCGATCACTTTGCCGAGCTTGGCTTTGACGCGGCCGCGCGCGAAGCGATCCGCAACAACCCCAATATGCGCGCCAGCGGCGGCGGCATGGGGGACTGGATGCACATCAACTCCATGTCCACGCTGGGGCCGAACAAATGGTTTGACGCCGGGGATGCCCGCTTCCACCCGGACAACATCATCTGGGACGCGCGTGAATCAAATATCATCGCCATTATTGATAAGCCGAGCGGTAAGATCGTCTGGCAGCTGGGCCCGGACTACAGCAAACCGGAATTGAAACACCTGGGGTGGATTATCGGCCAGCACCATGCGCACATGGTTCCCGCCGGCCTGCCGGGTGCCGGCAATATTCTGGTGTTTGATAACGGCGGCTGGGCCGGGTATGGCGCGCCTAACCCGGCATCGCCGGATGGGGTGAAGAACGCCTGGCGCGATTACTCGCGGGTGCTGGAAATCAACCCGGTGACGCTGGATATTGAATGGCGCTATTCCCCTTATGAAGCCGGTATCCCACAGCCGACGGATTCTTACCGTTTCTACAGCCCGTATATCAGCAATATTCAACGGCTGCCGAACGGCAATACGTTGATCAATGAAGGATCGAATGGCCGTATTTTCGAAGTGACGCAGGATCACGAGATCGTCTGGGAATACATCTCCCCGTATTGGGGCAAGGCGCTCAACAACAACATGGTTTATCGCGCCTACCGCGTGCCGTATGCGTGGATCCCGCAACTGGCACAGCCGGAAGAGACCGCCATCGCCGCGCCAGACGTTTCGCAACTGCGCCAACCGGGCGCGGCGGGGCGCAGCGGTTTTGCCAGCGTGGTGCAGGTTGAGGGCGCCCTGCCTTACAGCAAAAGCGCCGACGCGCTCTGCGTGGCCACCGACAACGATACGCTGCGCCGCAGCCCAAAAGTGTTCCGCATTGATGCCGAAGGCTTTAGCCGGATTGATCACCCAGACAGCGCGCAGCTTGAGCAGGGCAACGTATTGTTGTTTGTCGGCGCCGAACGTTGCATTCACTGCCGCAACCTGTGGCGCAAGCTCAATGAGCCAGGGCTTGCCGCCGGCCTGGCGCAGCGGCCACGTTACTATCTGGATGCCGATCGTTTCCCTGAACTGGCGGCGCGCTTTGGCGTGCGCGGGCTACCGGCGCTGCTGCTGTTGAAAGACGGCGAGGTGATCGATAGGGCCAAAAACGGCTTAACCAGCGGCCAGTTGGCACAATGGTTGGCGCTATAA
- a CDS encoding ABC transporter ATP-binding protein, with translation MTASSTVVAFRHVKKQWQHLTAIDNFSLDIQRGELVALVGSSGCGKSTLLRLLVGLDGDFQGEIRVNGQPVRGTGRDRGIVFQEPRLFPWLNVEQNVALGLADEPISQAEKRQRISHILSLVQLSEFTRSLPAQLSGGMAQRVAIARGLVARPEILMLDEPFGALDALTRQQMQQELLRIHQSQGTTTLIVTHDVEEAVALADRVVVLSPRPGRILDVVTVALAQPRDRDSAEFGACCARIRSLITQPHLDSH, from the coding sequence ATGACGGCATCCTCTACGGTTGTGGCGTTTCGCCACGTTAAAAAACAGTGGCAACACCTGACGGCCATCGACAATTTTTCGTTGGATATTCAACGCGGTGAACTGGTGGCGCTGGTCGGCAGCAGCGGGTGCGGTAAATCGACGTTGCTGCGCCTGCTGGTCGGCCTGGATGGCGATTTTCAAGGGGAGATCCGCGTTAACGGCCAACCGGTGCGGGGCACCGGGCGCGACAGAGGGATCGTGTTCCAGGAACCGCGCCTGTTCCCCTGGTTGAACGTTGAGCAAAACGTGGCGCTGGGGCTGGCGGATGAACCGATAAGCCAGGCCGAGAAGCGCCAACGGATAAGCCATATTCTTTCACTGGTGCAACTGAGCGAATTCACGCGTTCCCTGCCGGCGCAGCTCTCCGGCGGGATGGCCCAGCGCGTGGCGATCGCCCGCGGGTTGGTGGCACGCCCGGAGATCCTGATGCTGGATGAACCTTTTGGCGCGTTGGATGCGTTAACGCGCCAGCAGATGCAGCAGGAATTGCTGCGCATTCATCAAAGCCAGGGCACCACCACCCTGATCGTTACCCACGACGTGGAGGAGGCGGTGGCGCTGGCAGACCGGGTCGTGGTGCTTTCACCCAGGCCGGGGCGGATTTTGGATGTCGTCACCGTGGCACTGGCCCAGCCGCGCGATCGGGACAGCGCGGAATTTGGCGCCTGCTGCGCCCGCATCCGCAGCCTGATAACACAGCCACACCTCGATTCGCATTAA
- a CDS encoding ABC transporter permease translates to MAQLLLLKRRLLAPPMWHINLWPLLLPAALFALWQLAAQYQWMPEQILPAPRMVLATASALWQGDLLAQWWVSLQRLALGLLLGVLAGTLLGGLFGLSRRSAQYLEPLFYTLAQIPTLGWIPLFMVLFGIDDGLKMAVIVKAVIVPVTLNTQQALAAVPLGLSEVAHVVRLNGWQRFRLLLVPASLPGWFTGVHLALSQAWISLIVVELLASSQGIGYLMVWGRQLFQLDIVFVAIAVIGISGLVMEWGTHRLYQRLVFWPQPALSRQLHRRQARLAGIVLPVLLVALWQLASRHAWIDPLLLSSPLAVVERLISGLQNGELLQAMGQSLGRALLGGAAGIVLGFAGGLACALRPTVGAVFSPTLNVLRQIALFAWLPLLTAWVGNDNPGKVVFVMLAAFFPMFFSTLKAVAQRDPQLDEVAKVLRLKGADYLRLLILPGAAPGIFAGLRLALLYAWLGNIGAEYFMSSGVGIGSLMINAQQLLDMPTIFCGMLLIGITGALLDKTGRVLEASATRWRRQEQI, encoded by the coding sequence ATGGCACAACTGCTGCTCTTGAAAAGGCGACTGCTGGCGCCGCCGATGTGGCATATAAATCTGTGGCCTTTACTGCTGCCGGCGGCGCTGTTTGCCCTGTGGCAACTGGCGGCGCAGTACCAGTGGATGCCGGAACAAATCCTGCCGGCACCGCGGATGGTGCTGGCAACGGCGAGCGCGCTTTGGCAGGGCGATCTGCTTGCCCAGTGGTGGGTGAGCCTGCAGCGCCTGGCGCTGGGGCTACTGCTCGGCGTGCTGGCCGGCACGCTGCTCGGCGGGTTGTTCGGGCTATCGCGCCGCAGCGCGCAATATCTGGAACCGCTGTTCTATACCCTGGCGCAAATCCCCACTCTGGGGTGGATCCCGCTGTTTATGGTGCTGTTCGGCATCGACGATGGGCTGAAAATGGCGGTGATCGTCAAGGCGGTTATCGTGCCCGTCACACTGAACACACAGCAGGCGCTGGCCGCGGTGCCGCTCGGTTTAAGCGAAGTAGCGCACGTGGTGCGCCTGAATGGATGGCAGCGTTTTCGCCTGCTGTTGGTGCCCGCCAGCCTGCCGGGGTGGTTTACCGGGGTGCATCTGGCGCTTTCCCAGGCGTGGATCTCGCTGATCGTGGTTGAATTGTTGGCCTCTTCCCAGGGGATTGGCTACCTGATGGTCTGGGGGCGCCAGCTTTTTCAACTCGATATCGTGTTTGTCGCGATCGCCGTTATCGGCATCAGTGGCCTGGTGATGGAATGGGGAACGCACCGGTTGTATCAGCGGCTGGTTTTTTGGCCGCAGCCCGCGCTTAGCCGGCAACTGCACCGCCGGCAGGCACGGCTGGCCGGGATCGTGCTGCCGGTGCTGCTGGTGGCGCTCTGGCAGCTTGCCAGCCGCCATGCCTGGATCGATCCGTTGTTGCTCTCTTCGCCGCTGGCGGTGGTTGAGCGCCTGATCAGCGGCCTGCAAAACGGCGAGCTGTTACAGGCAATGGGGCAAAGCCTGGGCCGTGCGCTGCTGGGGGGCGCGGCCGGGATTGTGCTGGGCTTTGCCGGTGGCCTGGCCTGTGCGTTAAGGCCCACCGTCGGTGCGGTTTTTTCCCCCACGCTGAACGTGTTGCGCCAGATCGCGCTGTTTGCCTGGTTGCCATTGCTCACCGCCTGGGTGGGCAACGACAACCCCGGCAAAGTGGTATTCGTGATGCTGGCGGCCTTCTTCCCGATGTTTTTTAGCACGCTGAAGGCTGTTGCGCAGCGCGATCCGCAACTGGATGAAGTGGCGAAGGTTCTGCGCCTCAAAGGCGCCGACTACCTGCGCTTGCTGATTTTGCCCGGCGCCGCCCCCGGTATTTTCGCTGGCCTACGCCTGGCGTTGCTTTATGCCTGGCTGGGCAACATCGGCGCGGAGTATTTCATGTCATCGGGCGTGGGTATCGGCAGCCTGATGATCAATGCGCAACAGCTTCTTGATATGCCGACGATTTTCTGTGGCATGTTACTTATCGGCATCACCGGTGCGCTGCTTGATAAAACGGGCCGCGTGTTGGAAGCATCCGCCACGCGCTGGCGGCGGCAGGAGCAAATATGA
- a CDS encoding diguanylate cyclase encodes MQKEIEQYISVILQEWQPLRAELPQAANVVLQQIAEEQSDDLANKFYESLFKDPAIARHLSYELVQERLSRSLSKWVKAVLTHGENQLEALAQQQYHVGGVHARIGIPVEFVQRGARQLKYGIFDYVTSRSLDPALSLQVMHYAAMAIDIAIEMMSHAYAMSHYLATRNEESYRLHVLMNNAHLEQGKQQTALSNWENSVIYSLVSGARQTEPLVNISESSYGLWFRHKCVRHFGENQQVQQMRQLMTQIDEKVDSIDTTAEMPVKKMQELLRVIHSSCQQINTHMEMLFNEASHMQDGKDALTNLLNKRYLPIVLKHEVSLAMENHLPLSVAIIDVDHFKKVNDEWGHTVGDRALTHIANLLSDNIRSSDYLFRYGGEEFLIVLVEAGQSETYTLLERIRRIINSTPFEGVAGKTLPITVSIGYAQHNGLPDYNLLLNKADIALYEAKRNGRNRIEPQ; translated from the coding sequence ATGCAGAAAGAAATCGAACAATATATCTCTGTTATTCTTCAAGAGTGGCAACCCTTACGCGCAGAGCTCCCGCAAGCAGCGAACGTGGTTTTGCAGCAGATTGCAGAAGAACAATCTGACGATCTGGCCAACAAGTTTTATGAAAGTTTGTTTAAAGATCCGGCTATTGCGCGGCACTTATCCTATGAACTGGTGCAGGAACGGCTAAGCCGTTCTCTTTCCAAATGGGTCAAGGCCGTTCTGACCCATGGCGAAAACCAGCTCGAAGCGCTGGCGCAACAGCAATACCATGTGGGCGGCGTCCATGCCCGCATCGGCATTCCCGTTGAATTTGTGCAACGCGGCGCCCGGCAATTGAAGTACGGCATCTTTGACTACGTCACCAGCCGCAGCCTGGATCCCGCCCTCAGTTTACAGGTGATGCACTATGCCGCGATGGCCATTGATATCGCGATCGAAATGATGAGCCACGCCTATGCGATGTCGCATTACCTGGCAACGCGCAATGAAGAATCTTACCGCCTGCATGTGTTGATGAATAACGCGCATCTGGAGCAAGGCAAGCAACAGACGGCCCTTTCCAACTGGGAAAACTCGGTGATTTACAGCCTGGTGAGCGGCGCACGGCAAACGGAGCCGCTGGTCAACATTTCCGAATCCAGCTATGGCCTGTGGTTCCGCCATAAATGTGTGCGCCACTTTGGCGAAAACCAGCAGGTTCAGCAAATGCGCCAGTTGATGACGCAGATTGATGAAAAAGTGGATAGCATTGATACCACGGCGGAAATGCCGGTAAAAAAAATGCAGGAGTTGCTACGCGTCATCCATAGCAGCTGCCAGCAAATTAATACGCACATGGAGATGCTGTTTAACGAAGCATCGCATATGCAAGACGGGAAAGATGCCCTGACGAATTTGCTCAACAAGCGCTACCTGCCGATTGTCCTCAAGCACGAGGTCAGCCTGGCGATGGAAAACCATTTGCCGCTTAGCGTCGCCATCATCGATGTGGATCATTTCAAAAAGGTGAACGATGAGTGGGGGCATACCGTAGGCGATCGCGCGCTGACGCACATCGCCAATCTGCTCAGCGATAATATTCGCTCCAGTGATTATCTGTTCCGCTACGGTGGGGAAGAGTTCCTTATTGTGCTGGTTGAAGCCGGCCAGTCGGAAACCTATACGCTGTTGGAGCGCATCCGCCGGATCATTAACAGCACGCCTTTTGAAGGCGTTGCCGGGAAAACGCTGCCCATCACGGTAAGTATTGGGTATGCGCAACATAATGGGCTCCCGGACTATAACCTGTTGCTCAATAAGGCAGATATTGCGCTGTATGAGGCCAAACGCAACGGCAGAAACCGTATTGAGCCGCAATAA
- a CDS encoding DeoR/GlpR family DNA-binding transcription regulator — translation MDVKNMTVNIEPKDISRTAKVRYLPQERKNHILEALFQSGSVTVGGISEQLSVSEMTVRRDLAELEEEGKLVRVHGGAVLPEPDSQPVMDKEPASFDERLLQRTEAKSRIAAAAAVIASRHLTVALDIGTTTLMLAERLVNCNRMKIFTNSVRAAYALGSGRVLPEIYLAGGLMRDDEMAMVGPSAIAQFEQLWFDVAFVSVSGLTASGLYDSSLEEADIKRVYLRRSGYKVVLCDSAKFQHMSLVHIAQLQDIDLLITDNSPPLSIQMALDMAKVQVLVAPE, via the coding sequence ATGGATGTAAAAAACATGACGGTGAATATTGAGCCAAAAGATATCTCCCGTACTGCGAAGGTGCGTTATCTGCCTCAGGAAAGGAAAAACCATATTCTCGAGGCTTTATTCCAGAGTGGTTCGGTCACCGTTGGCGGGATTTCAGAACAGCTTTCTGTCTCGGAGATGACGGTGCGCCGTGATTTGGCTGAACTGGAAGAAGAGGGGAAGTTGGTGCGGGTGCATGGTGGTGCCGTGCTGCCAGAGCCAGACTCTCAACCCGTTATGGACAAAGAGCCCGCCAGTTTTGATGAGCGCCTGCTCCAGCGGACGGAGGCTAAATCGCGTATTGCCGCTGCGGCCGCGGTCATCGCCAGCCGGCATTTGACGGTTGCGTTGGATATCGGCACGACGACATTAATGCTGGCCGAACGGTTAGTTAACTGTAACCGCATGAAGATCTTTACCAACAGCGTGCGGGCGGCTTACGCGCTGGGCAGCGGCCGGGTGTTGCCTGAAATCTATCTGGCCGGTGGCCTGATGCGTGATGATGAAATGGCAATGGTGGGGCCTTCCGCCATTGCGCAATTCGAACAACTTTGGTTTGACGTCGCCTTTGTTAGCGTCTCTGGCCTTACGGCGTCGGGGCTGTATGACAGTTCGTTGGAGGAGGCGGATATTAAACGCGTCTATCTGCGGCGTTCTGGATATAAAGTAGTACTGTGCGATTCAGCCAAGTTTCAGCATATGTCGTTGGTACACATCGCGCAGTTACAGGATATTGATTTATTAATCACCGATAACTCTCCGCCGTTATCCATTCAGATGGCGTTGGATATGGCCAAGGTGCAAGTGCTGGTTGCTCCGGAATAA